From a region of the Takifugu flavidus isolate HTHZ2018 chromosome 20, ASM371156v2, whole genome shotgun sequence genome:
- the cdk5rap2 gene encoding CDK5 regulatory subunit-associated protein 2 isoform X3, protein MRDPCRICGLRAVGSQCRWIFSSSAKRKLHVILSHVLGWEMTRDGGGEFLCGKCVFQLEKVVQYDVDLSQLQDEHNSQIQKLQAEKDHLIQCIVHTYSKNNPSLKKIGENNSWKTSMRFPVRGSLDDDGLNCQRTSEVQQVRKSRMKRCVSLDQISSKAAFLGHSHSVKSLGHRGSCHRPQSIYLDLVQRKGMLPRPGFGSRSTSLQSLNRDFSSDMTPDPSPRHQFRDSSLFVDRHGVVNKTKGMMQAKALLHRSSSQPSIISDLIQLLRCISKQKISSFKGSHIPILKSLNTIPPNYRSMYKHSEAGWRSLHDLTEEFDDQYTPATVKPGVNQLEVHNKLLTEQLAETKSTSETLTKTLEETQNQNKDLLVKLEEKETELNSEKKNALKRDKTIQGLTQVLKEKEKEIAELFHEIEDRDDALAKAREAAHKAQLQKYQGVEEHQNLLMEKQTELAKLQGEHNAKVFEAQKLQRALHRREQELADLQQAKDQLEMEMEDLQQQKKKGDKALNDLNNQLKKMSDEIGERESALQQQYQETLEHTKRKLQAHEVTIHRLTSTLSDKEQQLQDYMNMVRDFESRSPVGNDNVLSKMRQRLKDKEKALEQALDEKFAAIEEKDNVIHQLQLSLRERERDLERLNNLISHNEETINSFDSVIKEKDVELQHLANTLKNLQRAKQDVEDNLNRSLREKDSIISQLQLSLEGKTKDMEEMAESVLNQSQTHARDLIEQMGQRLKFTEAMLAEAVKARERLVADNESAVEGLLATISSKDQLLKESAEHYNRLLSDRTQEIQELRKQLSNRQQQLTAAERHNSTTAQEGYLETAELRALLAEKDGIINKLLHRGQDREQFLADMQKDPDHVLELKHTIQIMQEHLDERDAELSKRISEDNMENLHVPQNTVILLKKELSQKTEALNKALQRESELKISLAELQSLLSEMEGRNEAQAANIESLTATLNTKDDIINTLHQRFSQRGGSGVDQSQDPMTGSGIEGSLPSLPQRETTMIGGDSQQEVLPKSEALQQEHDALYKALRAEQQLYSSLVRTVKEQDSTQRLHALQLELTSVQLLREQLEESIRNNKELRDDLESEIQRAKLREGVDAIDPKELESMKHQLEDAQRWNASLQARLGAIQNRGGGVGGARDSGDTLSFIGDQTSYMSICVGEEHDESLSELSAQELRHKVLELQDCVSNLQTLNNELQNQLSLVDKSDDVAHKTGTKNMSSSPWKQLKTAQKMHNKGLHYSVIDKECQTDIRTGEQFDVGTDEDLRQSREDAHSASDTLYTEEKKVKDITADVLALESLLTDCGATSVSHLRETLLRLRRENAELRGLLKEQKSAECKEKESADASGDSSDGQAELRRSLETLQSDSQSGSSVSDGSSAPVVSSSDGMVNLQIKNLSHRRSAKQHVAKHRAGLKSRLPVPLRLRGEASSNRQTMSSDLLKPDPLSNPLSDDACVSDQQLHTDADGAMSSQYSTSPSSTLRYSHRSCSPVGSDKGSDASVTLDHTYPLTELELLHQECQEKEVLINKLSEQLADWEELQSQLQEKDQLNHQYMEALQAAESTIAYLTACSLDSQEQHVAHNFGTTGNLDINHYTGRQQNGLWEQCRPLTGNQDRPRVKDAAAQHCHYNTGEHNIKSLRQIAAESLKAHGESKNQLELGASDYISLNPKMTEAVVKCLSAIESAVASLAEHCTDISSLSSGKTSQMSSDLQVNLDNLQRALQDSNDLGEATQFSDLCETKGHIELHNNLCHLYKVFGDKSQRISELQASLQEQKCRKEDHLENRTVPEVKGLPPSVKSELETLHKALREKKKACKSLEERLATALTNTTIPENAQKALKQDDKGVQVDLQDLGYETSGKSEQDREECSSTDFEAGLKPSCSASSLPTLLKHEQATFSSTENLDSSSSTPYPSSPALSSAKVSQKSLQVYNKYGVSEDPLQLQGQVGELKAQLENQTKVILQMQSLLHQNSLSSDLEFRTSDPSCVRDLKGRRAEEESQEGVKKEGDKPVMNDKSSHLSMELERERAQNRRLSEQLQQTRSGSTSPARLDSLVQSQARELSQLRQQIKESRKLGALQRQQLEELNKAFKELLHANKVDCYMGEVVKEQLDKSLGLLDRLEGRLDRGDSCLDNGDVAALELSRSLGERQPGSQSLLSCEESMKDPPDSPCRIQQELDDLRMELEGEREVLQQHTSLLVQQNLTLAECTREQLDLLAQELQEKNCIIQNLESQLRDQSPHSQHSSHSDLCHSDRTSSSYSSPTTHGSSGTQNQKQLPDWKTAAARPGGGVPEEGVSGTSSRLQGLQRENGRLQEQLRSSEELNSSLRSELDLHRSVMAQTSSRQQQDDGKEGSSSQTYIRKLDREVSPQDHPADRHLNSDMLGEHLQEIRALRLRLEESIRTNDRLREQLEKKLAEVERDSATNIFIHGEERSQLANEIRILWGQNQALKEQLSMGSKDKQKENERLRETVARRTAKLEQSRKECEALRQENTRLQERLEQSSQETSQLQETLQYSKEELHRLQSEVNALKQQLSDSQHLLNSLRLELQVFEKMKTDVHRCHGPSEAPQDPAPSGSWDLSELLSEIRHLRLQLEKSIQTNTALREKLEEQLLKGAHRSETININYLLSSPDEGGRSPGREGNDALHHSFHSHNKCSGGLQDERYRGHSELDGSSRGSSSGDSLSGAPSRLVPGHRIWANRNGRHILGLIEDYSALRKQISDGRKLSRSLIAQLQECVQIFRHSSSDNKMLEEQHLRSLTGSMNNMQHVLEEAGRLLKLVWRVSLPAANTAGDGSSNQQDELMKNELARLKSRLSQQERMLCGAVKRLRTTNQLKEGMEKMIIDQLYVTHGVLKKARGNLETNYSSLFSLKEPSGGPDEGGPRRWPVGGGRDLQPGRAAEDPSSDES, encoded by the exons ATGAGGGATCCATGTCGCATTTGTGGTTTACGTGCGGTGGGAAGCCAGTGCCGCTGGATCTTCAGCTCTTCAGCCAAGAGGAAGCTACATGTCATCTTGTCTCATGTGCTCGGGTGGGAGATGACTCGGGATGGCGGCGGTGAATTTCTCTGTGGGAAATGCGTGTTCCAGTTGGAAAAGGTGGTCCAATATGATGTTGACCTCAGCCAGCTGCAAGATGAGCACAACAGTCAGATCCAGAagctacaggcagagaaagACCACCTCATCCAATGCATTGTCCACACCTACAGCAAAAACAACCCAAGCCTGAAAAAGATTGGGGAGAACAACAGCTGGAAGACATCGATGAGATTTCCAGTAAGGGGCAGTTTAGATGATGACGGACTAAACTGTCAACGGACCTCTGAAGTACAGCAGGTCAGGAAAAGCCGAATGAAAAGATGTGTGAGCCTGGACCAAATTAGCAGTAAAGCTGCATTCCTAGGACACTCTCACTCTGTGAAGAGCTTAGGCCACAGAGGCTCATGTCACCGTCCACAGAGCATATACCTTGATCTGGTTCAGCGTAAGGGCATGCTGCCGAGACCAGGATTTGGAAGCCGCTCGACTTCTCTCCAGTCCCTCAATAGAGACTTTTCTTCGGATATGACTCCAGACCCTTCACCCAGGCATCAATTCAGAGACTCCAGTCTGTTTGTTGACAGACATGGTGTTGTTAATAAGACAAAAGGGATGATGCAGGCAAAGGCGTTGCTACATAGATCCTCAAGTCAACCCTCTATCATTTCTGACCTGATTCAACTCTTGCGCTGCATTTCCAAGCAGAAAATATCCTCCTTTAAAGGGAGCCATATCCCCATCTTGAAAAGTTTAAATACTATCCCCCCAAACTACCGATCCATGTACAAACACAGCGAGGCAGGTTGGCGGTCTCTGCATGACCTTACTGAGGAATTTGATGATCAATACACTCCTGCCACCGTAAAG CCTGGGGTTAACCAATTGGAAGTTCATAATAAGCTGCTGACTGAGCAACTTGCAGAGACAAAAAGCACAAGTGAGACCCTGACTAAAACGTTGGAGGAGACACAGAATCAAAACAAG GACTTGTTGGTGaagctggaggaaaaggagactGAGCTCAattcagaaaagaaaaatgcccTGAAGCGAGACAAAACCATTCAGGGGCTTACTCAAGtcctgaaagaaaaggaaaaagag ATTGCAGAGTTGTTTCATGAGATCGAAGACAGAGACGACGCTTTGGCCAAGGCCAGAGAGGCAGCTCATAAAGCCCAGCTACAGAAGTACCAG GGAGTAGAAGAGCACCAAAATTTATTAATGGAGAAGCAAACAGAACTAGCCAAACTCCAGGGAGAACACAATGCAAAAGTGTTCGAAGCCCAAAAGCTCCAACGTGCCCTTCACAGGAGAGAACAAGAACTGGCTGATTTGCAACAAGCCAAAGACCAGCTAGAAATGGAAATGGAGGACCttcaacagcagaagaagaaaggagacaAGGCCTTGAAT GATCTAAACAATCAGCTCAAAAAGATGAGTGATGAGATTGGGGAGAGGGAGtctgctctgcagcagcagtaccAGGAGACTCTGGAGCACACCAAACGAAAACTTCAGGCTCATGAAGTGACCATTCACAGGCTTACATCCACTCTCTCTGATAAAGAGCAACAACTACAG GATTACATGAACATGGTCAGAGACTTTGAAAGCAGAAGCCCAGTCGGAAACGATAATGTACTTTCCAAGATGCGGCAAAGGCTAAAAGACAAGGaaaaagctctggag CAAGCACTGGATGAGAAGTTTGCTGCCATTGAGGAGAAGGATAATGTGATACACCAGTTGCAGTTGTCACttagagagagggaaagagaccTTGAAAGGCTGAATAACTTGATCTCCCATAATGAGGAAACCATCAAT AGTTTTGATAGTGTTATCAAAGAGAAGgatgtggagctgcagcatctTGCAAACACGCTGAAGAACTTGCAGAGAGCCAAGCAAGATGTAGAAGATAATTTGAACAGATCACTGAGGGAGAAAGACTCCATCAtcagccagctgcagctctccttGGAAGGAAAGACAAAGGACATGGAG GAAATGGCAGAGTCGGTGTTGAACCAGTCACAGACACATGCACGTGACCTCATTGAACAGATGGGCCAAAGATTAAAGTTCACAGAGGCGATGTTGGCTGAGGCTGTGAAAGCCAGAGAAAGGCTGGTAGCTGACAATGAGAGTGCGGTGGAAGGACTGCTGGCTACAATCAGCAGTAAGGACCAGCTGCTCAAG GAATCAGCAGAGCATTACAACCGGCTGCTATCTGACCGCACACAAGAGATACAGGAACTGCGAAAACAGCTGTCAAACAGGCAGCAACAGCTCACTGCTGCTGAGAGGCACAACTCCACAACAGCCCAAGAGGGTTATTTAGAGACCGCAGAACTCAGAGCCTTACTTGCTGAGAAGGACGGTATCATCAAT AAACTCCTGCATCGTGGTCAAGACAGAGAGCAGTTCTTAGCAGATATGCAGAAGGACCCTGATCATGTTTTGGAACTCAAACATACAATCCAGATCATGCAGGAGCATTTGGATGAACGGGATG CTGAACTGTCAAAGAGGATCAGTGAGGACAATATGGAGAATCTACATGTGCCCCAGAATACAGTCATCCTCTTGAAGAAAGAGCTTTCACAGAAAACTGAAGCACTAAATAAAGCACTTCAGAGGGAGAGTGAACTGAAA ATTTCGCTGGCGGAGCTACAGTCATTACTGTCTGAAATGGAGGGTCGTAATGAAGCCCAGGCTGCTAATATTGAGTCTCTAACGGCCACTCTAAATACCAAGGATGACATTATCAAT ACTCTTCATCAACGCTTCAGTCAGAGAGGAGGCAGTGGGGTAGATCAGAGCCAGGATCCAATGACTGGTTCTGGCATAGAGGGATCCCTCCCAAGTCTTCCTCAGAGAGAGACTACTATGATTGGAGGAGACAGCCAGCAAGAA GTTTTACCCAAATCTGAAGCATTGCAGCAGGAGCATGATGCTTTATATAAAGCCCTTAGAGCTGAACAACAGCTCTACTCCAGCCTTGTCAGGACTGTGAAGGAACAGGACAG TACACAGCGTCTCcatgctctgcagctggagctgacaTCGGTGCAACTCCTCAGGGAACAGTTAGAGGAGAGCATCAGAAATAATAAGGAGCTAAGGGACGATTTGGAGAGTGAGATTCAGAGAGCCAAGCTTAGAGAAG GTGTAGATGCAATTGATCCTAAAGAACTAGAGAGCATGAAACATCAGCTGGAAGACGCACAGCGCTGGAATGCCTCCTTACAAGCTCGCTTAGGAGCCATACAGAACcgtggaggaggagtgggaggggcgAGAGATAGtg GTGACACATTGAGTTTCATTGGAGATCAGACTTCCTACATGAGTATCTGTGTGGGAGAGGAGCATGATGAAAGCTTGTCTGAACTTTCTGCACAAGAGCTTAGACACAAG GTGCTAGAGCTGCAGGACTGTGTAAGCAATCTACAGACTTTGAACAATGAGCTACAGAACCAACTGTCACTGGTGGACAAATCTGATGATGTTGCTCACAAGACCGGCACCAAAAATATGAGCAGTAGCCCATGGAAACAG CTCAAGACAGCCCAGAAGATGCACAACAAAGGGCTTCACTATTCTGTTATTGACAAAGAATGTCAGACAGACATCAGAACTGGAGAG CAGTTTGACGTGGGGACAGATGAAGATCTTAGACAGAGTAGAGAGGATGCTCATTCAGCCAGTGACACCCTGTACACTGAAGAGAAAAAAGTAAAGGACATCACTGCTGATGTATTGGCCCTTGAATCTCTGCTGACAGACTGTGGGGCAACATCTGTTTCACACCTAAG AGAGACACTGCTCAGACTTAGAAGAGAAAATGCAGAGCTTCGTGGTCTCCTGAAGGAACAAAAATCAGCTGAGTgtaaagagaaagagagtgCAGATGCATCAGGGGACAGCAGTGATGGACAggctgagttaaggaggagtcTGGAAACCCTTCAGTCTGACTCTCAGAGTGGGTCTTCAGTGTCGGATGGGAGCTCAGCACCGGTtgtcagcagctctgatggGATGGTGAATCTGCAAATTAAAAACTTGTCACACCGAAGAAGTGCAAAGCAGCATGTTGCAAAGCACAGG GCCGGTCTCAAATCTCGACTTCCTGTTCCCTTGAGGCTAAGAGGGGAAGCCAGCAGTAACAGGCAAACGATGAGCTCCGACCTTCTAAAACCTGATCCACTTTCAAACCCTCTTTCTGATGACGCTTGTGTGTCTGACCAGCAACTCCACACGGACGCTGATGGCGCCATGTCATCACAGTACAGCACTTCCCCTTCTTCCACTCTTAGATATTCACATCGTAGCTGCAGTCCAGTTGGGTCAGACAAGGGCTCTGATGCCAGCGTGACACTGGATCACACCTACCCCTTGACTGAACTGGAGCTTCTCCACCAGGAATGTCAGGAGAAAGAGGTGCTAATCAACAAGCTAAGTGAGCAGCTTGCTGACTGGGAAGAGCTTCAGTCGCAGCTCCAGGAAAAGGACCAGCTCAATCACCAATACATGGAAGCCTTACAAGCTGCAGAATCCACCATTGCTTACCTGACTGCTTGTAGTCTAGACAGCCAAGAACAACATGTGGCACACAATTTTGGAACAACGGGGAATTTGGACATAAACCACTATACTGGCCGCCAGCAGAATGGGCTGTGGGAGCAGTGCAGGCCTCTTACTGGAAACCAGGACAGGCCTAGAGTTAAAGATGCTGCCGCACAGCATTGTCATTATAACACTGGTGAACACAATATTAAAAGTTTGAGGCAGATAGCTGCAGAATCACTTAAAGCACATGGGGAAAGCAAAAATCAGTTGGAATTGGGAGCTTCTGATTACATAAGTTTAAATCCTAAGATGACAGAAGCTGTGGTAAAATGCCTTAGTGCTATAGAGTCTGCTGTTGCTTCTCTGGCAGAACACTGCACAGATATTAGTTCACTGTCATCTGGCAAAACATCTCAGATGAGCTCTGACCTACAGGTGAATCTAGACAATCTTCAGAGAGCCTTGCAGGACAGCAATGACCTTGGAGAGGCCACACAATTTTCTGATTTGTGTGAAACAAAGGGACACATTGAGCTCCATAACAACCTCTGCCACCTCTATAAGGTCTTTGGTGATAAAAGTCAAAGAATTTCAGAACTTCAGGCTTCCTTACAAGAACAGAAATGTCGTAAAGAGGATCACTTGGAGAACAGAACTGTACCAGAGGTGAAGGGATTGCCACCAAGTGTTAAATCTGAACTGGAGACTCTCCATAAGGCAttgagggagaagaagaaggcatgtaagagcctggaggagagactggccACTGCCCTCACCAACACAACCATCCctgaaaatgcacaaaaag CTCTGAAGCAGGATGATAAAGGCGTGCAGGTGGATTTGCAAGATCTGGGTTACGAAACCAGTGGCAAGAGTGAGCAAGATAGGGAAGAGTGCAGTAGCACAG ATTTCGAGGCCGGTTTGAAACCGAGCTGCAGTGCCTCTAGCCTGCCCACTCTACTGAAACATGAGCAGGCCACATTCTCCTCCACTGAAAACCTGGACTCATCATCCAGCACCCCGTACCCTAGTTCCCCAGCTCTTAGCTCAGCCAAG GTCAGTCAAAAAAGCCTTCAGGTCTATAATAAGTACGGAGTTTCTGAAGATCCTCTTCAGCTTCAAGGACAAGTCGGAGAACTGAAGGCCCAGCTGGAAAACCAGACCAAAGTCATCCTCCAAATGCAAAGTCTCCTGCATCAGAACTCTCTGTCCAGTGATTTGGAATTCCGCACCTCCGATCCTTCCTGTGTCAGGGATCTAAAGGGGAGAAGGGCTGAAGAGGAGAGCCAGGAGGGGGTTAAAAAGGAGGGGGACAAGCCAGTGATGAATGACAAAAGTAGCCACCTGAGCATGGAACTGGAAAGAGAGCGGGCACAGAACAGAAGACTGAgcgaacagctgcagcagacccGCAGTGGCTCTACATCACCAGCAAG GCTGGACTCTCTGGTGCAGTCTCAGGCCAGGGAGCTGTCACAACTCCGCCAGCAGATCAAGGAGAGTCGCAAGCTGGGTGCCCTGCAGcgtcagcagctggaggagcttaaCAAGGCCTTCAAGGAGCTGCTGCACGCTAATAAAGTCGACTGCTACATGGGGGAGGTGGTCAAGGAGCAGTTGGACAAAAGCCTTGGCCTTCTGGACAGGCTGGAGGGGAGGCTTGACAGAG GAGATTCTTGTCTTGATAATGGCGATGTGGCAGCACTGGAATTATCCAGAAG TCTTGGGGAGCGTCAGCCGGGATCACAGTCGCTGCTGTCATGTGAGGAGAGCATGAAAGATCCTCCTGACAGCCCGTGTAGAATCCAGCAGGAGTTAGATGACCTACGAATGGAGTTAGAGGGCGAGAgggaggtgctgcagcagcacaccagcctCCTCGTCCAGCAGAACCTCACCCTGGCTGAATGCACCAGGGAGCAGCTGGACCT gttAGCgcaagagctgcaggagaagaacTGCATCATCCAAAATCTGGAGAGCCAATTAAGAGACCAAAGTCCACACAGTCAGCACAGCTCACACTCAGATCTGTGCCACTCAGACAGGACATCGTCCTCCTACAGCAGCCCAACAACTCATGGCAGCAGTGGGACACAAA ACCAAAAACAGCTCCCTGATTGGAAAACTGCAGCCGCtcgtcctggaggaggagttccaGAAGAAGGCGTCTCCGGTACCAGCAGCAGACTGCAGGGCCTGCAGAGGGAGAATGGAcgcctgcaggagcagctgaggagcagcgagGAGCTCAACTCCTCCCTACGCAGTGAACTGGATCTGCATCGCTCAGTTATGGCCCAGACCTCCTCCCGCCAGCAACAAGACGATGGAAAGGAGGGGTCGAGTTCTCAGACATACATACGAAAACTAGATAGAGAAGTCAGCCCACAGGATCATCCTGCAGACCGCCACTTGAACTCAG ACATGCTGGGAGAACATCTACAGGAGATTCGAGCTTTGCGCCTGCGCTTGGAGGAGAGCATCCGCACAAACGATCGTCTtagggagcagctggagaagaagctggccGAGGTGGAGAGGGACTCAG CCACAAACATCTTCATTCACGGTGAGGAGCGAAGCCAGCTGGCCAATGAGATTCGAATTCTCTGGGGACAAAACCAAGCACtgaaggagcagctcagcaTGGGGTCAAAAG ACAAGCAGAAAGAGAACGAGAGACTGAGAGAGACTGTGGCCAGAAGGACCGCCAagctggagcagagcaggaaagagtGTGAAGCTCTGAGGCAAGAAAACACCCGACTGCAGGAGaggctggagcagagcagccaaGAAACGTCCCAGCTGCAGGAAACACTGCAATACAGCAAGGAGGAGCTGCACAG gttaCAGAGCGAGGTAAACGCCCTGAAGCAGCAGCTATCGGACTCTCAACATCTTCTGAATTCTCTTCggttggagctgcaggtgtttgaaAAGATGAAAACCGACGTTCATAGATGCCATG GACCCAGCGAGGCTCCCCAGGATCCTGCTCCCTCCGGCTCCTGGGATCTCAGCGAGCTGCTTTCGGAGATCCGACacctgaggctgcagctggaaaaGAGCATCCAGACCAACACGGCCCTGCGAGAAaaactggaggagcagctgctcaaaGGTGCCCACCGCTCTGAAACCATCAACATCAACTACCTGCTGTCCTCTCCAG ACGAAGGTGGCAGGTCACCAGGCCGCGAAGGCAACGACGCGCTCCACCACTCGTTTCATAGTCACAACAAGTGCAGCGGTGGCCTTCAGG ACGAGAGATACCGTGGTCACTCGGAGCTGGACGGCAGTTCACGGGGCAGCAGCTCTGGCGACAGCCTGTCCGGGGCCCCCTCCCGTCTTGTGCCAGGCCATCGGATATGGGCCAATCGCAACGGGCGTCACATTTTGGGTCTGATCGAGGACTACAGCGCCCTCCGCAAACAGATCTCAGACGGCCGGAAGCTTTCGCGCAGCCTGATCGCAcagctgcaggagtgtgtgCAGATTTTCAGACACTCCAGCTCTGACAACAAG ATGTTGgaagagcagcacctgaggagtCTGACTGGCAGCATGAACAATATGCAGCATGTGCTGGAAGAGGCCGGCCGGCTGCTCAAACTGGTGTGGAGGGTCTCTCTGCCGGCTGCTAACACAGCGGGAGACGGCAGCAGCAACCAGCAG GATGAGCTGATGAAAAACGAGCTAGCCAGACTGAAGAGCAGGCTGTCCCAGCAGGAGAGGATGCTGTGTGGAGCTGTCAAACGCCTGCGCACCACCAACCAGCTCAAAGAAGGAATGGAAAAAATGATTATTGACCAGT tGTATGTAACCCACGGAGTACTGAAGAAAGCCCGGGGGAATTTGGAG ACGAATTATAGTTCCCTCTTTAGCCTGAAAGAGCCGTCTGGAGGACCAGACGAAG GAGGTCCCCGCCGgtggccagtagggggcggtAGAGACCTCCAGCCTGGCAGAGCCGCCGAGGACCCCAGCAGTGACGAATCCTAA